The Synergistaceae bacterium genome includes the window TATTCGGCGATTATGTCCGTGCAGCTTTGGCCGAGTGTACGCCCCAGCATTTTCCGAGCGGCATAATTTTATCGGGCGGAGTATCTAAGACTCCCGGAATCGAAAATATTTTAGCTGATATTCTGCAAATGCCAGTCAGAAAAGTTAGCGAACCTATTTATCCGTTGTCATATGGACTCGATAATCCCGCTTATGTCAGTGCCGCAGGAATCTTGAAATATTGCCTAATCAAAGAAAGCGACCCCTATGTGTTTATGGACGCTGAACAATTTAATAACAGGACTCGAAATCGTGATAATCGTGATGATAATAATAATAATGACGAGTTTGACGGAGTCGAGACTGAAGAAATTGACGAACCGGAACGCAATGACAGGCCGGAAAGAGAAGAGCCCCGCCCGATTAAGAGAGAACGCGAGAAAACTAGACAGCGCGATTATAATGACGAGCCGGATTATTATGACTCTGGTAATGACGAAGACGGCTACGACAATGAAGACTATGACGATGACGACCGCCCTAAAGAAAATAATTTGCGTGAAGCTATAGGGAATTTCATGACGAGATTGCGCGGCCTGTTTTGATAAAATATAATCTTGTAATGCTCGTAAAAATACAATAAAATTATTTTTCATGGATATATGATATATACTTAACTTAGGGAGGAGATTAAGCGAATGAATCAAAATCAGTTATTCAATCTAACGAATAATAATATACGTCAAAATGAAAAAATTGTAGTATTTGGAGTCGGCGGAGGAGGAGGTAACGCACTCAATCACATAATCGAGTCTGGAGTTCAGGGCGTTGATTTTGTTGCTGCTAACACTGACGCAAGAGCATTAGACATGAGTCAAGCTCCTAATAAAATTATTCTCGGTGAGGCTTTAACACGCGGACTCGGTGCAGGTGCTAATCCACAAGTCGGAGCAAATGCCGCAAAAGAAAGTATTGACCGGATCAAAGAATATATAACTGGTGCAGATATGTTATTTGTTACTGCCGGAATGGGCGGCGGAACAGGTACAGGAGCAGCCCCGGTTATTGCTGAAGCTGCCAAAGATATGGGAGTCCTTGTCGTCGGAGTCGTTACAAAGCCGTTCGGTTTCGAAATGGGCAAGCGTATGCACACAGCCGAAGAGGGAATCGCACAGTTAAAGAAAAACGTCGACGCTTTATTAATTGTCGAGAATGATAAATTGCTTCAGATGGAAAACGGCGTGAAAATTAAAATCGTTGACGCTTATAAAAAAGTTGATGAGGTTCTACGTCAGGCAGTACAGGGAGTTACAGATTTGATCACTAAGAACGGATTTATAAATCTTGACTTTGCAGATATTAAAGCAGTTCTCACAGACGCAGGCACGGCAATAATGGGAATGGGCGAAGGAGAAGGCGAAGACAGAGCGACAAAGGCCGCAAAGAACGCAATTACTTCACCGTTAATGACATTTCCTGTTACCGGCGCAAAAGGAATCTTACTCAACGTTACAACAGGAAGCGAGATCATGCTCGGCGAAATGTCGGACGCAGCAAAAATTATCGAAGAGACAGCAGATCCTGACGCTCAAGTTATCTGGGGACATGTCATTGATGAGTCGCTCGGTGATAAAGTTCACGTTACATTAATTGCTACGTTCCCCGATGACGGAAAAGTCCGCAAGCCCATAGCCAAGCCCGAACAGGCACCCGAAAAAGTTCAGTCGAGAGTCCAGCAGGTACAACAGCAGCCGCAAAGACAAAATATTGTACAGCCTCAGCAGCCTTCACGAGTCAATTCTTTATATGACTCATACACTAAGAAGAGACGCGCCCAAGAAGGCGGAGGACTCGAAGAAGCTAGATTAACTTCTCCATCAAATGACGATTTCAGCGTATTCCCGGGATTCCAGAGGAAGCCATATGACCAGCCGGCCCTATTCAGAAAGAACCTCAAGGACTGAGCCCAGACGCTCGACTATACGCAGAGGCATTAAGAAACGCGGGATTTTGCCGTCATTCGGTGATATTATTTTACCCGTTGTCAGTGTCGCTGCTGTAGTCTTGTTAATCATTGCAGGACGGCAATTTTTCCTTAATGGCATGAGAACTTCCCCGGGGATTTCTTCAACGAGGGCATTTGCTGAGTCTCCCGCTTTGATGGCAGAACGTGAAGCGCGCGCAGAAAGAGAGTCAAACTCTGAAACAAGTAATAATTTAATCGCTGTATCGTCTGAAGATATTGCCGCGTCTGACACGAATTTATTAGCAGCTCCCGGCATTAAAGAAACTTCTACGCCCGTTATAGTTGTCGCCGAACCTGTGAAAGCTCCCGAAAATGTTGAGCCGGTCAAGCCCGCACAGACTCCCGCAAAACAAGCAAGCCCGGCACCTGTCAAGAAAGAACAGCCCAAACCGGCCAAGACTCAAGATTTACCGGCTTCAAAACAATGGCGGGTACAAGTCGGCGCATATACTTTAAAGGCAGCAGCAAACGAGGGCGCAGAAAAAATTAACAAGGCAGGCTATAAAACTGTAGTATATTCAAATCCTGCGTCTAAATATATTAAAGTCTGGGTCTTAGCCGGAGCAGATAAGAAATCAGCCGAGCAGGTTATGCACAAAATGAAGTCTATGGGATTCAAGACAAGTTTTGTAGTTCCGCCCCCTAAGTCTAAATAATATATAAACATGGCAAATTTTGACGAACTCGAAAAAATTTTATACGCTCATTCAATCAAGAAAATTATTCCCGGCCTTGAAAGAATGTCCCGCTTGCTTGAGAGATTAGGCAATCCGCAAAATACTTTTAAGGCCGTTCACATTGTCGGTACTAACGGGAAAGGCTCAACGGGCGCGTTTATTTCGTCAATACTGAAAGAGTCGGGCTATAGAACTTGTTTTTATTCGAGTCCGCATTTAGAGTCTTACTCTGAGAGATTATTAATTAACGGTGAAAAGTTGAGCTTACAGGACTGGATTAACGCCGCAAATATAGTCATTCAAGCAATTAACGACGATGACAAGCCGACATTTTTTGAGATTTTAACGGCCTGTGCATTTGTCTTAGCTCGTGAAAATAATATTCAGGCCGGAGTCATTGAAGCAGGACTCGGAGGAAGATTTGACGCTACTAATTTACTTGCTGATACTGCGTGTTCTGTTATAGCGTCGATTTCTTTCGATCACATGGAATATT containing:
- the ftsZ gene encoding cell division protein FtsZ yields the protein MNQNQLFNLTNNNIRQNEKIVVFGVGGGGGNALNHIIESGVQGVDFVAANTDARALDMSQAPNKIILGEALTRGLGAGANPQVGANAAKESIDRIKEYITGADMLFVTAGMGGGTGTGAAPVIAEAAKDMGVLVVGVVTKPFGFEMGKRMHTAEEGIAQLKKNVDALLIVENDKLLQMENGVKIKIVDAYKKVDEVLRQAVQGVTDLITKNGFINLDFADIKAVLTDAGTAIMGMGEGEGEDRATKAAKNAITSPLMTFPVTGAKGILLNVTTGSEIMLGEMSDAAKIIEETADPDAQVIWGHVIDESLGDKVHVTLIATFPDDGKVRKPIAKPEQAPEKVQSRVQQVQQQPQRQNIVQPQQPSRVNSLYDSYTKKRRAQEGGGLEEARLTSPSNDDFSVFPGFQRKPYDQPALFRKNLKD
- a CDS encoding SPOR domain-containing protein, with translation MTSRPYSERTSRTEPRRSTIRRGIKKRGILPSFGDIILPVVSVAAVVLLIIAGRQFFLNGMRTSPGISSTRAFAESPALMAEREARAERESNSETSNNLIAVSSEDIAASDTNLLAAPGIKETSTPVIVVAEPVKAPENVEPVKPAQTPAKQASPAPVKKEQPKPAKTQDLPASKQWRVQVGAYTLKAAANEGAEKINKAGYKTVVYSNPASKYIKVWVLAGADKKSAEQVMHKMKSMGFKTSFVVPPPKSK